GCGTTCGCTGCGCTCGACCTCGATGTCGCGGTGGTCGCGGCCTATGGGCTGATCCTGCCCGTGCCGATATTGGAGGCGCCGCGCCACGGCTGCCTCAACGTCCACGGCTCGATCCTGCCCCGCTGGCGCGGCGCCGCGCCAGTGCAGCGTGCGATCCTGGCCGGGGACGCGAGGACCGGGATCACCATCATGGGCATGGAAAAGGGCCTCGACACCGGCCCGATCTACGCGGTGCGCGAGACCGAGATCGACCGCAAGACGGCCGGCGACCTGACCGAGGAATTGGCCGAGACCGGCGCCTTCCTGATGAACGAAGTGCTCTCCGACCTCGCCCGCTACACGCCCGAGCCGCAGCCGGAAGACCGCGTCACTTATGCCGCTAAGATCGAGAAGCACGAGGCGCGGCTCGATTTCACCCGAACCGCGGCCGAGGTCGAGCGGCAGGTGCGCGCCTTCAATCCGATGCCCGGCGCGTTCATCGAATTTGGCGGTGAGCGGATCAAGATCCTCGAAACCGAGATCATTCAAGCCATCGAAGCGCCCGGCGTCGTGATCGACGAGCGCCTCACTATCGCCTGCAGCGCCGGGGCGATCGCCCCGACCCGAGTCCAGCGCGCCGGGCGGACCGTTATGACCCCCAAAGAGCTGTTGCGCGGTTTCCCGGTACCGGCTGGCACGCGCCTGGCATGACTCGCTTCCGCCTGACGGTGG
This portion of the Sphingomonas sp. LY54 genome encodes:
- the fmt gene encoding methionyl-tRNA formyltransferase; its protein translation is MRIAFMGTPDFAVPTLDVLAEAGHNIVAVYSQPPRPAGRGKGLRPSPVQELAEALGLPVRTPASLRDTDEQAAFAALDLDVAVVAAYGLILPVPILEAPRHGCLNVHGSILPRWRGAAPVQRAILAGDARTGITIMGMEKGLDTGPIYAVRETEIDRKTAGDLTEELAETGAFLMNEVLSDLARYTPEPQPEDRVTYAAKIEKHEARLDFTRTAAEVERQVRAFNPMPGAFIEFGGERIKILETEIIQAIEAPGVVIDERLTIACSAGAIAPTRVQRAGRTVMTPKELLRGFPVPAGTRLA